The genome window TTAGATTCACTGCAAGGAAAAACGCTTGTCAGTGGTCCGATTTCATCTATCTCTTTTTCAGACAGTGTCGTTCGTTTTGTTCTTTGCCTCATTAACTGTATTAGATGAATAAATTGTATAAATATATTCCTAACATAGGGTATTAAAATACATAATAAATAAATAACAGTTTTGAATTATCATGTATAATGCAGTTGGACAGTCGTGCTGTTCACGTGCTAAATAAGATGTATCATTATGGGTATGTGGGTGGAAGGCATACCTCAATTGAAACCATCAAAAAGAGTTTTGCGTCTCATGAAAAAGGAATGGTCGACAAGGCAATCAAAAATCTGGTCAAAGCAGGTCTGATAATATGTCATCCAACAAGCTATGGCCATCAATATTCCCTGAATCCAAACAGAATCAAAGAAATCGAGAACATAATTCAGTCACACGTGTAGGAATTTTGAATTGGATAAATTTGTGATTTTATTACGTACAGGAATAAGCAGAAATCCAGCGGTCAATAAACCTCTGATTGTTCTGCAGTACTACGATTCTTGATACCTGGCTGTCGTCCATTACGGAGTAGATTTGGCTTTTCTTTGCCAGCTCTGATGAAAAATGCATCACCTCTCCGTATTCTAACATGTCTGATCTGTCCAGTCTGTTAGTTGACCTGCCAATATGCATGTATGATTTTATTTCAATGAAGTGGGCATCTGATCTTTTTACCATTTCGGCAAATGCCGGAATCATTTCATCTGAATTGTTATAGTTTCTAATCAGAGTGACCCTGAGAACTGTTCTGGTGTCTAGATTTGCCAGCATCTCTAGTGAGCGGTTCCATCGCTCCCAGGAATCCTTGTACCTGGGCTTGTTTATTTCGATAAACGACTTGTAGTCTGCTGCGTTTGTTGACAGGTATAGCTGGGTTGGGAGAGCATCCTCGTCTGAGAGCCTCTGCAACATGTCAGGTTCCTGGCCGTTTGTTACTAGGAATACTGATTTTGTCGCCTTTAGGCTTTTTAGGTACTTTATCAGGTCTGGCAGTTTGGGATACATTGTAGGCTCGCCAGACAGCGATATGGCATAATGGCTTGGGAGCAACGACTCGTCAAGCTTTTTTGTATCTGACTTTGGGTCCCCATAGTGGCCCATGATCAGCTTTTCTCTTTCCTTCATCAGCCTTGCTAGTATTTCCTCTGGCGATGCAACTTTGGATGCATCCATTTCTAGTGAATCGTAAAACTCCATCGGCCTCCAGCAGTAGACGCACCTATTTTCACAGTGCATTCCAGCTGGTGAGAACTCCATGCACTGATGCGTTGAAATTCCATAGAACTTGTGCTTGTAGCAGCTGCCCTCATTTTTGAATGATTTTTTTGTCCAGTGGCATAATTCCACCGTGGAGTGATCCGAAACTCCGTACTTTGCCTTTTTTAGCTGCTCTTGTATTGACGATTTTATTTGGATTATATCATTTTCCGGTTCTACAATTTCGCCTGAGCAGCTCATCGATTATTCATAATGGCTATGGAATATGAAATGTTTGCTGGAATATACGTGGTAAA of Candidatus Nitrosotenuis sp. DW1 contains these proteins:
- the twy1 gene encoding 4-demethylwyosine synthase TYW1, whose product is MSCSGEIVEPENDIIQIKSSIQEQLKKAKYGVSDHSTVELCHWTKKSFKNEGSCYKHKFYGISTHQCMEFSPAGMHCENRCVYCWRPMEFYDSLEMDASKVASPEEILARLMKEREKLIMGHYGDPKSDTKKLDESLLPSHYAISLSGEPTMYPKLPDLIKYLKSLKATKSVFLVTNGQEPDMLQRLSDEDALPTQLYLSTNAADYKSFIEINKPRYKDSWERWNRSLEMLANLDTRTVLRVTLIRNYNNSDEMIPAFAEMVKRSDAHFIEIKSYMHIGRSTNRLDRSDMLEYGEVMHFSSELAKKSQIYSVMDDSQVSRIVVLQNNQRFIDRWISAYSCT